In Candidatus Nomurabacteria bacterium, a genomic segment contains:
- a CDS encoding glycosyltransferase family 4 protein, giving the protein MPQSILIIHNTLPSYRRELFALLGSWFQIDLYISETASESLKGVPGVQISPLSGQGRKGALQQLKEKKYAAVVTGNWDTPQQLWGFYSVAKYCRKQNVPYLVWSEEWAWPMTWRRKLVQPIISTLVQNASAVIVPGVRSEQHFLQMGVRAKKIFWAPNASRVEVREASFKESTLPQILSVARFLPRKGLDVLCKSFASMHVPAELILFGADDSQAPGYRQKLEQLCYALDIASRVHFIRDDGDVSAKVQAYANCDIFILASTAQPIAEPWGLVVNEVMEFAKPVVVTDAVGSANDLVQDDVNGFIVRAGDTNTLTRALDTLASQSSLREQFGRASKERIVNFSYERMAEGFAQALRSVVKG; this is encoded by the coding sequence ATGCCCCAATCTATCCTCATTATTCATAATACCTTGCCAAGTTATCGACGTGAGCTTTTTGCATTACTTGGTTCCTGGTTTCAAATAGACCTCTACATCAGCGAGACGGCCTCAGAGAGTCTAAAAGGCGTCCCAGGAGTACAGATTTCTCCTTTGTCGGGGCAGGGGAGAAAAGGTGCTTTACAACAGCTTAAAGAAAAGAAGTATGCAGCTGTGGTTACCGGAAATTGGGACACACCTCAGCAGTTATGGGGATTTTATAGTGTGGCTAAGTATTGCCGCAAACAAAACGTCCCTTACCTGGTGTGGTCAGAAGAGTGGGCCTGGCCAATGACATGGCGTCGCAAACTTGTGCAGCCAATTATTTCGACCTTAGTTCAAAATGCTTCGGCAGTCATTGTGCCTGGGGTCAGGAGTGAGCAGCACTTTTTACAAATGGGTGTACGGGCAAAAAAGATTTTTTGGGCGCCAAATGCCAGCCGAGTAGAGGTACGAGAGGCAAGCTTTAAGGAAAGTACCTTACCTCAAATACTCAGCGTAGCAAGATTTTTGCCACGTAAGGGCCTAGATGTTCTCTGTAAATCCTTTGCTAGTATGCACGTGCCAGCTGAGTTGATTCTATTTGGTGCAGATGATAGTCAGGCGCCTGGATATCGACAGAAGCTGGAGCAGCTTTGTTACGCATTAGACATTGCCAGTCGAGTTCATTTTATTCGCGATGATGGGGATGTCAGCGCAAAAGTGCAAGCGTATGCAAATTGTGATATTTTTATTCTTGCTTCAACAGCACAACCAATTGCTGAGCCCTGGGGCTTGGTTGTAAATGAGGTTATGGAGTTTGCCAAACCAGTTGTAGTGACTGATGCGGTCGGATCAGCAAATGATCTTGTGCAAGACGATGTGAACGGCTTTATAGTGAGAGCAGGGGATACCAACACACTTACTCGCGCACTTGATACCTTAGCAAGTCAATCAAGTCTGCGTGAGCAATTTGGTCGTGCGTCAAAGGAGCGCATCGTAAACTTCAGCTACGAAAGAATGGCTGAGGGCTTTGCTCAGGCATTGCGGTCTGTAGTTAAAGGCTAA
- a CDS encoding glycosyltransferase family 4 protein — protein sequence MSKRLLIVTPSFPPEGSGAAQYYAELVAEVPEHLEVHLLTTWTGKEITGSSIHFHPALPSVVRSFFLIRILLLPLWTFFWILFFRLRKKIDVVQVHSSTAITLGVVFASITLGIPIVYDVQDMQAPLWLLRFGRKPKYLTVGEAVTQRIRDMGIAEARILEISSLVPSTLPKDLPRRESNQFIFVGSLLKKAKGLDVLIEAMRAIGKTNTACQLKIIGTGKDLKWLQKEIRTDLWLASHIKILGELSHDEVLREMARSQALILPSLSEAVPRVIIEAFSLGTPVIATRVGSVPKLIGDNERGVLIPTNDAQALEQAMYQMLRHDEVVSGMSDAARKYAQTMPSWADLRRKIYHFTLGV from the coding sequence ATGAGTAAGCGACTCCTTATTGTCACACCTTCCTTTCCACCCGAAGGAAGCGGGGCAGCCCAATATTATGCAGAACTCGTGGCAGAAGTCCCCGAGCATCTTGAGGTGCATCTATTGACTACCTGGACTGGAAAGGAAATCACAGGATCATCCATACATTTTCACCCTGCTCTGCCGAGTGTGGTGCGCTCTTTTTTTCTCATCCGCATACTCCTTTTACCACTGTGGACTTTTTTTTGGATACTTTTTTTTCGCCTTAGAAAAAAGATTGACGTCGTGCAAGTGCATTCTAGTACGGCAATAACCTTAGGGGTAGTTTTTGCGAGTATAACATTAGGAATACCAATAGTTTACGACGTGCAAGATATGCAAGCGCCACTCTGGCTGCTGCGTTTCGGACGTAAGCCAAAATACCTGACCGTTGGTGAGGCGGTAACGCAGAGAATCCGTGATATGGGAATTGCCGAAGCACGCATTTTAGAAATTTCTTCTCTCGTTCCTAGCACCTTACCAAAGGATCTTCCAAGACGAGAGTCAAATCAATTTATCTTTGTGGGCAGCTTACTTAAAAAAGCAAAAGGTTTAGATGTATTAATTGAGGCTATGCGGGCAATTGGTAAGACAAACACAGCCTGCCAACTAAAAATTATCGGAACAGGAAAAGATCTCAAATGGTTGCAAAAAGAGATTCGCACAGACTTATGGCTTGCTTCTCACATTAAGATATTGGGAGAGCTGTCTCATGATGAAGTCCTGCGTGAAATGGCACGAAGTCAGGCGCTTATTTTACCCTCATTAAGTGAAGCGGTCCCACGTGTTATTATTGAAGCGTTTTCCCTGGGAACGCCCGTAATTGCCACTCGGGTGGGAAGTGTGCCGAAATTAATTGGAGACAATGAGCGAGGCGTACTTATTCCAACAAATGATGCACAGGCGCTTGAGCAAGCAATGTATCAAATGCTTCGCCATGACGAGGTTGTTTCGGGTATGAGTGATGCAGCTCGTAAGTACGCGCAAACTATGCCGAGCTGGGCAGACCTACGAAGAAAAATTTACCACTTTACTCTTGGTGTATGA
- a CDS encoding EamA family transporter: protein MGIILSFIAAIFWASSNIIDKIVITHHIERPGQIMIIISGLYTVIGGGILFFIQEPVRLTHMPILLACGALWTLMGYTYFIAISREEISRVVPLFAFIPAFTAMLGAIFLHEIFAFTTYLGIAGLIFGTFLILSRGSLASVFKNKSLSIMLLSSSSIAVYNILSKYVLDYYSYWTVFAWITLFTALIGWIIFFPHIKGVRENLKKGWDGTLLYVGSEIIAHFAALIYTAAIAVWYVTLASSIITVQYLFLFLFTILLAKWKPNLVPELLNRKIAAQKIIAILFIILGVVLIS, encoded by the coding sequence TTGGGAATTATTCTCTCTTTTATTGCTGCGATTTTTTGGGCGAGCAGCAATATTATCGATAAAATAGTTATCACGCATCATATCGAACGCCCAGGACAAATAATGATCATAATAAGCGGCCTCTATACTGTTATAGGTGGTGGAATATTATTTTTTATCCAAGAGCCTGTTCGGCTAACTCATATGCCTATACTTCTGGCCTGTGGAGCATTATGGACACTCATGGGATACACTTACTTCATTGCCATTTCCCGAGAAGAAATTTCTCGCGTAGTTCCTCTTTTTGCTTTTATACCAGCTTTCACCGCGATGCTCGGTGCTATTTTTTTGCATGAAATTTTTGCCTTCACCACCTATCTTGGCATTGCCGGACTCATCTTCGGGACCTTTCTCATACTTTCCCGCGGCTCACTTGCTTCAGTGTTTAAAAACAAGTCGCTGAGCATAATGCTCCTTAGCTCGTCCTCCATTGCCGTGTACAACATCCTGAGTAAATATGTTTTAGATTACTATTCATATTGGACAGTCTTTGCCTGGATAACGCTTTTTACCGCCTTGATTGGATGGATAATATTTTTTCCACATATTAAAGGTGTACGTGAAAATTTAAAAAAAGGCTGGGATGGCACACTTCTCTATGTTGGGTCAGAAATTATTGCGCACTTTGCAGCACTTATCTACACCGCTGCAATAGCTGTCTGGTACGTCACTTTAGCGAGTAGCATTATCACCGTACAATATCTCTTCCTTTTTCTTTTCACGATCCTTCTCGCAAAGTGGAAACCCAATTTAGTACCTGAATTGCTCAATCGCAAAATAGCCGCGCAAAAAATAATTGCGATCCTTTTCATAATATTGGGCGTGGTGCTAATTAGTTAG
- a CDS encoding NTP transferase domain-containing protein has protein sequence MKGIILAGGTGSRLAPLTKVTNKHLLAVYNKPMIYYPILTLKQAGVTNILIVSGRGHAGHFLELLGSGDELGVRLSYEVQEKAGGIAQALGLAEHFADGDKVAVILGDNILEDPIQEAVKDFEAQEKGGKIFLKEVENPQSFGIAEIQGEKLVQIVEKPSEPKSNLAVIGVYMYDSSVFEVVKTLQPSARGELEITDVNNHYIQQGTMSYQILRGWWGDGGESFDSLLQAGQLVADHCKKNPQHSWNGA, from the coding sequence ATGAAAGGTATTATTTTAGCTGGTGGAACTGGTAGTCGACTTGCGCCACTCACCAAAGTAACAAATAAGCACTTATTGGCAGTGTATAACAAGCCAATGATTTATTATCCAATACTTACGCTGAAGCAAGCTGGAGTGACAAATATTTTGATTGTTTCGGGACGCGGACACGCTGGTCATTTCTTAGAGCTACTTGGCTCGGGTGATGAGCTTGGAGTGCGGCTTTCCTATGAAGTTCAAGAAAAAGCCGGTGGAATTGCTCAGGCTTTAGGTTTGGCTGAGCACTTTGCTGATGGTGATAAGGTGGCCGTCATCCTAGGAGATAACATTTTGGAAGATCCTATCCAAGAAGCAGTAAAAGACTTTGAAGCACAAGAAAAGGGCGGAAAGATTTTCCTCAAAGAAGTAGAAAACCCTCAATCATTTGGCATTGCTGAAATTCAAGGAGAAAAGCTCGTACAAATAGTAGAAAAGCCAAGTGAGCCAAAGTCTAATTTGGCTGTGATTGGTGTATATATGTATGATAGTAGTGTGTTTGAAGTCGTCAAAACCCTGCAGCCGTCAGCTCGCGGTGAGCTAGAAATCACCGATGTAAATAATCATTACATACAGCAGGGGACTATGAGCTACCAAATCCTTCGTGGTTGGTGGGGCGATGGCGGAGAATCCTTCGACAGCTTACTTCAGGCGGGACAGTTAGTAGCTGACCATTGCAAAAAAAATCCTCAGCACTCCTGGAATGGAGCCTAG
- a CDS encoding adenosylhomocysteinase — translation MKYDVKSLTLAAEGKKKIDWAERSMPVLRSIRERMERTKPLRGLRLSACLHITTETANLLRTLKAGGATVYACASNPLSTQDETAASLVKHDKISVFARHGANRTVYYKHLNAALDPKPQITIDDGADLVSLLHGKRSQEAEHIWGSMEETTTGVIRLRSLAASGKLKFPVVAVNDAQTKHMFDNRYGTGQSTLDGVIRATNTLLAGKVVVVVGYGWCGRGVATRAKGMGSQVVVTEVDPVKALEARMDGFEVMPMSRAAKIGHIFLTLTGDMHVLRPEHFKVMQDGAILANSGHFDIEIDLKGLKKMSKSASLLRDNVEEYILRGGKRIIVLADGRLVNLAAAEGHPPAVMDMSFANQALATEMIVKNHKTLERRVYSVAQEVDQKVAALKLKTMGIQIDKLTPEQEKYLNSWEMGT, via the coding sequence ATGAAATATGACGTAAAAAGCCTGACGCTTGCCGCAGAGGGCAAGAAAAAAATTGATTGGGCAGAGCGAAGTATGCCCGTATTGCGAAGTATCCGAGAACGCATGGAGCGCACAAAGCCGCTTCGCGGACTTCGTTTATCTGCTTGTCTGCATATCACGACCGAAACCGCAAATCTTTTACGTACTCTGAAGGCGGGTGGTGCGACGGTGTACGCTTGTGCTTCAAATCCACTCTCGACTCAGGACGAAACAGCCGCTAGTCTCGTGAAGCATGATAAGATCTCGGTCTTTGCTCGTCATGGCGCGAATCGTACTGTCTACTACAAGCATCTCAATGCAGCACTTGATCCAAAGCCTCAGATAACTATTGATGATGGCGCAGACTTGGTTTCACTGTTGCATGGCAAGCGCTCTCAAGAAGCTGAGCACATCTGGGGTAGCATGGAAGAAACAACCACCGGTGTTATTCGACTTCGCAGCTTAGCAGCTTCTGGTAAATTAAAATTTCCAGTGGTAGCCGTGAATGACGCGCAAACAAAACACATGTTTGATAACCGCTATGGCACGGGTCAAAGCACGCTGGATGGTGTCATTCGCGCTACTAATACTTTACTGGCTGGTAAAGTGGTCGTTGTGGTCGGCTACGGTTGGTGTGGTCGTGGGGTGGCTACTCGCGCAAAGGGAATGGGCTCGCAGGTAGTGGTCACTGAGGTTGACCCGGTGAAAGCATTGGAGGCTCGAATGGACGGTTTCGAGGTTATGCCAATGAGCCGAGCCGCTAAAATCGGTCACATTTTCCTGACCTTAACAGGTGATATGCACGTATTGCGACCAGAGCATTTTAAAGTGATGCAAGACGGCGCCATTCTCGCTAACTCCGGCCATTTTGATATTGAGATTGATCTTAAGGGCTTGAAGAAAATGTCAAAGTCAGCCTCGCTACTCCGCGACAATGTTGAAGAGTATATACTGCGAGGTGGCAAGCGAATTATTGTCTTAGCTGATGGACGACTCGTGAATTTGGCTGCAGCTGAAGGACATCCACCAGCAGTGATGGATATGAGTTTTGCGAACCAGGCTTTAGCAACTGAGATGATTGTGAAGAATCACAAGACACTTGAGCGCCGGGTCTACTCTGTTGCCCAAGAGGTTGATCAAAAAGTGGCTGCACTCAAGCTCAAAACTATGGGCATCCAAATTGATAAGCTGACTCCAGAGCAGGAGAAATATCTTAACTCTTGGGAAATGGGAACCTAA
- a CDS encoding carbohydrate kinase family protein — MPTLSILVNGSIAYDRILNFPGNFVDHLLPEKLHQLSVSFLATDMQKGFGGTAGNIAYSLTLLGLHPELAGRVGNDFDEYAKHWQAYKIGKKLLEKDAKRSTAAATMITDRSDNQISAFYPGALAKPLKKKVIPRDVALAIVAAGNPADMLRLPKQFRQQGIPYIFDPGQQIPALSAANLKTAIRGSYALIGNDYEIALIAKKLGVKEKGLFQFTSMIITTLGSRGSRIALPEWSCEVKAAKAKKVIDPTGAGDAYRAGLCYGILKEWPLEKVARFASVVAVHAVEHYGTQEHHFTLSSLKKRYQLNYREAL, encoded by the coding sequence ATGCCGACACTTAGTATCTTAGTCAATGGTTCAATTGCTTACGATCGAATATTAAATTTCCCCGGAAATTTTGTAGATCATTTGCTCCCAGAAAAACTCCATCAATTGAGTGTGAGTTTTTTAGCAACTGATATGCAAAAAGGTTTCGGAGGTACTGCTGGGAATATTGCGTATTCACTAACTTTACTTGGTCTTCATCCCGAGTTGGCTGGACGAGTTGGAAATGATTTTGATGAGTATGCAAAGCATTGGCAGGCCTACAAAATCGGCAAAAAACTTTTAGAAAAAGATGCGAAGCGATCAACAGCCGCAGCAACTATGATCACCGATCGATCTGATAATCAGATTTCAGCTTTTTATCCTGGTGCACTTGCCAAGCCACTAAAGAAAAAAGTCATCCCCAGAGATGTTGCACTTGCAATCGTGGCAGCTGGTAATCCGGCAGATATGTTGCGCCTGCCTAAGCAATTTCGTCAGCAGGGGATTCCCTACATTTTTGATCCTGGTCAGCAAATTCCTGCGTTGAGTGCAGCGAATTTAAAAACAGCGATTCGCGGATCTTACGCACTCATCGGAAATGACTATGAAATTGCGCTTATAGCAAAAAAACTTGGGGTAAAAGAAAAAGGACTTTTTCAATTTACCTCGATGATAATTACCACACTGGGTAGTCGAGGTTCTCGCATTGCCTTACCAGAATGGTCTTGTGAGGTAAAGGCGGCAAAAGCAAAGAAGGTGATAGATCCGACCGGAGCTGGTGATGCATATCGAGCCGGACTTTGCTATGGTATACTAAAGGAGTGGCCATTAGAAAAAGTGGCACGTTTCGCTTCAGTTGTAGCAGTCCATGCAGTGGAACACTATGGCACACAAGAGCATCATTTTACATTATCCAGCCTTAAGAAACGTTATCAGTTAAATTATCGAGAAGCGCTATGA
- a CDS encoding glycosyltransferase family 39 protein, whose product MSTFTSVLQDKAARPFWALAALGLVMFFLYTFGLHGTQTYGSPDETANAFFARHYARTGSFVIEESLESLAGGLLHPRSMRAIGDSIVPASWLGLPLFYGLGIRIFGEAALPFFTAAISIFTSFFVFALFRRIWNSQVGWLSSVLWLIHPIFWFYNHRPLWHNTIFVDFLFIAWFFFVRWLGKKRIVDAIGFAVMLGMTLVIRTSELVWVLPAFALYWIVVRQKVPWSHLFLIAVIFVLCFIPIAYYQQLTFGNFLSTGYTITDSATNNGVHLNSLTALWVSLGHLFFPFGIQIRQIAQVVVHYLSSFLGVWTILGLIGLLLVIFRGAKQNREAFAFAWVTLFSLLYLVLLYGSFTFSEFLDPSVLLFGSSYLRYLMPGLLLLVPFMVVALHFLLHRIRFGKKISLFLLFILMLFSLTRIYADPLYGLALDREVQENIASYNKETVLEKVPSNGVLLARDQDKVFWPLRKVIGYNVLQAEHQRAANALVEKVPVYAIVWGEVEAAQLQAYAQQTGRSWRLVSPLEGGLSLYTLER is encoded by the coding sequence ATGTCGACATTTACTTCAGTACTACAGGACAAAGCAGCTCGACCGTTTTGGGCTTTAGCAGCTCTTGGGCTTGTTATGTTTTTTCTCTATACTTTTGGTTTACACGGCACGCAAACATACGGATCTCCTGATGAGACGGCTAATGCATTTTTTGCTCGACACTATGCTCGCACAGGTTCATTTGTCATAGAGGAGTCGCTTGAGTCTTTAGCAGGCGGATTACTGCATCCACGTAGCATGCGCGCAATCGGGGATAGTATTGTTCCGGCTTCATGGCTAGGATTGCCTTTGTTCTATGGGCTAGGTATTCGTATTTTTGGTGAAGCAGCGTTGCCATTTTTTACAGCAGCGATAAGTATATTCACAAGTTTTTTTGTTTTTGCGCTTTTTCGTCGAATCTGGAATAGTCAGGTCGGGTGGTTGAGTTCTGTCTTGTGGCTTATCCATCCGATTTTCTGGTTTTATAATCACCGACCGCTTTGGCATAACACTATTTTTGTTGACTTCCTATTTATTGCCTGGTTTTTCTTTGTGAGGTGGTTAGGAAAGAAGAGGATTGTTGACGCAATTGGTTTTGCGGTAATGCTAGGTATGACGCTAGTCATAAGAACCTCGGAATTGGTCTGGGTGCTACCAGCTTTTGCTCTCTATTGGATAGTAGTTCGTCAAAAAGTTCCATGGAGTCACCTTTTCCTTATCGCAGTAATTTTCGTGTTGTGTTTTATTCCGATTGCGTATTACCAGCAGCTCACCTTTGGCAATTTTCTCAGCACTGGTTATACGATTACTGATAGTGCAACAAATAACGGAGTTCACTTAAATAGTCTGACCGCACTTTGGGTAAGTCTTGGTCACCTCTTTTTTCCTTTTGGTATTCAAATCAGACAGATTGCTCAAGTTGTTGTCCATTACCTCTCATCTTTTTTAGGCGTATGGACTATTCTTGGACTTATTGGCTTACTCCTCGTCATCTTCCGTGGTGCAAAACAAAACCGTGAAGCATTTGCCTTTGCTTGGGTAACACTTTTTTCCTTGCTCTATTTAGTGTTGCTTTACGGGAGTTTCACCTTTAGCGAATTTCTTGACCCGTCAGTATTGCTCTTTGGATCATCATATTTGCGTTACCTTATGCCGGGACTCCTACTCCTTGTGCCTTTTATGGTAGTCGCTTTGCATTTTCTTTTACACAGAATACGTTTTGGTAAGAAAATTTCGCTCTTCCTTTTGTTCATACTCATGCTGTTTTCCCTGACACGAATTTATGCTGATCCTCTCTATGGGCTGGCACTTGATCGCGAGGTGCAAGAAAATATTGCAAGCTATAATAAAGAGACAGTGCTGGAAAAAGTTCCCTCAAATGGAGTATTGCTAGCTCGAGATCAAGACAAGGTATTTTGGCCATTACGAAAAGTGATTGGATACAATGTATTACAAGCAGAACATCAACGTGCGGCAAATGCGCTTGTCGAAAAAGTACCTGTCTATGCTATAGTTTGGGGCGAGGTGGAAGCAGCGCAATTACAAGCCTATGCGCAGCAGACTGGACGCAGCTGGCGTTTAGTTAGTCCCTTGGAGGGTGGACTCAGTCTCTATACCCTGGAAAGATAA
- the rfbB gene encoding dTDP-glucose 4,6-dehydratase — protein sequence MRILVTGGAGFMGSDFIRFVLSEHPEDEVLNYDKLTYAGNLANLASVADNSRYHFVQADICDALAVKKAIQDFQPDVIVNYAAETHVDRSIHDPEAFLRTDVMGTHVLLEAMRASKVSRFLHISTDEVFGSLAEGEASEEYPFRPTSPYSASKAAAEHLIMAYWHTYETPVLITHATNNYGWHHYPEKVIPLFITNLLEGKKVPLYGDGKNVREWLFVRDHSRAVDLVLRKGDLGQSYNIGSGERITNLELTSELLKQLGKGEESIERVKDRPGHDLRYALNSEKLRNLGWKPSYTFQDGIQETVEWYKKNEAWWRPLKSGEYQEYYAKQYGDTKGDSA from the coding sequence ATGCGTATATTGGTGACCGGAGGGGCTGGTTTTATGGGGTCGGATTTTATCCGATTTGTGCTGTCAGAACATCCAGAAGATGAGGTGCTAAATTATGATAAACTCACATACGCCGGCAATTTAGCTAATTTAGCGAGTGTAGCTGATAATTCACGCTATCATTTTGTACAGGCTGATATTTGTGATGCGCTTGCAGTAAAGAAGGCAATACAAGACTTTCAGCCCGACGTGATAGTAAATTATGCTGCAGAAACACATGTGGATCGTTCAATCCATGATCCAGAGGCCTTCCTTCGCACCGATGTCATGGGTACACACGTGCTACTTGAAGCAATGCGTGCATCAAAAGTTTCCCGTTTCTTGCATATATCAACAGATGAGGTTTTTGGCAGTCTGGCTGAGGGGGAAGCAAGTGAAGAATATCCTTTCCGACCTACGAGTCCGTATTCAGCCTCAAAAGCCGCTGCCGAACATCTTATAATGGCGTATTGGCATACCTACGAGACGCCAGTACTTATCACACACGCAACAAATAATTATGGGTGGCATCATTATCCCGAAAAAGTGATTCCGCTTTTTATTACCAATTTACTTGAGGGTAAAAAGGTTCCGCTGTATGGGGATGGGAAAAATGTTCGTGAATGGCTTTTTGTACGCGATCATTCTCGCGCGGTAGATTTAGTATTACGGAAAGGCGACTTAGGTCAATCATATAATATCGGTTCCGGAGAGCGCATCACAAATCTTGAACTTACCTCTGAGTTATTGAAGCAGCTAGGAAAGGGTGAGGAAAGTATTGAGCGGGTAAAAGATCGTCCAGGTCATGATCTGCGCTATGCCTTAAATAGTGAAAAATTGAGAAATCTCGGCTGGAAGCCAAGCTATACTTTTCAGGACGGCATTCAAGAAACAGTAGAGTGGTACAAAAAGAATGAAGCCTGGTGGCGCCCACTGAAATCAGGCGAATATCAAGAGTACTACGCCAAGCAGTACGGAGATACTAAAGGAGACTCAGCATGA
- the rfbD gene encoding dTDP-4-dehydrorhamnose reductase has product MKVLILGAKGMLGFELQRAFAAETCTLWDKEDLDISDADDVKKKLKKLKPDLVVNAAAYTAVDECENHEDVANKVNGDAVGYIATSCADIGAVMMHFSTDYVFDGEKDGGYTETETPNPLNAYGRTKLQGESLLQEATTRFYLIRTSWLYGRNGKNFVDMMLTAAREKRVLRVVNDQHGCPTYAKDLADAAYRLVREQAPFGIYHLVNSGSTTWFDFAKKIFAYKKLDVPVEAIATNDFPRLAKRPKISILQNTKAPALRHWEAALQEYLTTKG; this is encoded by the coding sequence ATGAAGGTCTTAATACTTGGCGCCAAAGGTATGCTTGGTTTTGAGCTGCAACGAGCGTTCGCCGCGGAAACTTGCACCTTATGGGATAAAGAAGACCTGGATATTAGTGATGCTGATGATGTAAAGAAAAAACTCAAAAAGCTAAAACCCGATTTAGTGGTAAATGCCGCTGCCTATACCGCTGTTGATGAGTGTGAAAATCACGAAGATGTTGCTAATAAAGTGAATGGAGATGCGGTAGGGTATATAGCAACTTCTTGTGCTGATATTGGTGCAGTCATGATGCATTTTTCGACTGATTATGTGTTTGATGGAGAAAAAGACGGAGGATATACTGAGACCGAAACTCCCAACCCATTAAACGCTTATGGGAGAACGAAGCTGCAAGGTGAAAGTTTATTACAAGAAGCCACAACGCGATTTTATTTGATCCGTACCTCATGGCTCTATGGGAGAAATGGAAAGAATTTTGTAGATATGATGTTAACTGCAGCACGAGAAAAGAGGGTTTTACGTGTGGTGAATGATCAGCATGGTTGTCCAACTTATGCAAAAGATTTAGCTGATGCAGCTTATCGCTTAGTTCGAGAACAAGCGCCATTTGGGATTTATCATTTGGTAAATAGTGGAAGCACTACTTGGTTTGATTTTGCAAAGAAAATATTTGCCTATAAAAAACTTGATGTGCCGGTTGAGGCAATAGCCACAAATGATTTTCCTCGCTTAGCCAAACGTCCAAAAATTTCTATACTGCAAAATACCAAAGCCCCTGCTCTGCGGCATTGGGAAGCAGCCTTACAAGAGTATTTGACCACGAAAGGATAA
- a CDS encoding dTDP-4-dehydrorhamnose 3,5-epimerase family protein: MIEGVKIKKLTVHQDIPDRDEDVGKPGFLMEVLRDDDMLLQRFGQSTMTVAYEGTIKAFHYHEHQDDLWFVATGKAMVVLHDLREDSPTKGETQVLFAGKDDYKVIVIPIGVAHGYKVMSQDPVILFYHTTSSYNPANPDEKRLKYDDPKIAFDWSKETAHADT, from the coding sequence ATGATTGAAGGTGTAAAAATAAAAAAATTGACGGTGCATCAAGACATACCTGACCGGGATGAAGATGTGGGTAAGCCTGGTTTTTTAATGGAAGTGTTACGTGATGATGACATGTTGCTTCAGCGCTTCGGGCAAAGCACCATGACCGTCGCGTATGAAGGTACTATTAAAGCTTTTCACTATCACGAGCATCAAGATGATTTGTGGTTTGTGGCGACCGGAAAAGCAATGGTCGTGCTTCATGACCTACGTGAAGATTCTCCAACAAAGGGGGAGACTCAAGTCCTTTTTGCAGGCAAGGATGATTATAAGGTGATTGTTATTCCAATTGGTGTCGCGCATGGATATAAAGTGATGAGCCAAGACCCGGTCATTTTGTTTTATCACACTACTTCTTCGTATAATCCAGCGAACCCGGATGAAAAACGTCTAAAGTATGACGATCCAAAAATAGCATTTGATTGGTCAAAGGAAACTGCACATGCCGACACTTAG